Proteins co-encoded in one Capsicum annuum cultivar UCD-10X-F1 chromosome 9, UCD10Xv1.1, whole genome shotgun sequence genomic window:
- the LOC107841992 gene encoding V-type proton ATPase subunit E2-like: MNDTDVSKQIQQMVRFIRQEAEEKANEISVSAEEEFQIEKLQLVEAEKKKVRQEYDRKTMQVEVRKKIEYSMQLNASRIKVLQAQDDVVSGMKDSARKALLKISGEKNNYKKLLKGLIVQSLLRLKEPSVLLRCREMDLSVVKSVVEDAKKEYIEKAKVRTPNINIDNVYLPPPPSDADPHRSSCSGGVVLASEDGKIVCENTLDARLNVVFRQKLPKIRKQIFSKMGA; the protein is encoded by the exons ATGAATGACACTGATGTATCAAAGCAAATCCAACAAATGGTAAGATTCATTCGGCAGGAAGCTGAAGAGAAGGCCAATGAGATCTCTGTTTCTGCTGAGGAG GAATTTCAAATCGAGAAATTACAATTAGTTGAAGCAGAGAAGAAAAAAGTCAGACAAGAGTATGACCGAAAAACCATGCAGGTGGAAGTCCGTAAGAAAAT TGAGTACTCGATGCAACTAAACGCATCCCGCATCAAAGTTCTCCAAGCACAGGATGATGTGGTTAGTGGAATGAAGGATTCTGCTAGAAAAGCACTTCTAAAGATTTctggtgaaaaaaataattacaaaaagcTTCTCAAAGGATTGATTGTTCAA AGTCTGCTGCGACTGAAGGAGCCATCAGTGTTGTTGAGGTGTAGGGAGATGGATCTTTCAGTAGTTAAATCAGTTGTAGAGGATGCAAAAAAAGAGTACATCGAGAAAGCCAAAGTTCGTACACCTAATATCAACATTGACAATGTATATCTACCTCCTCCTCCAAGTGATGCAGATCCTCATCGTTCGTCTTG CTCTGGAGGAGTAGTTCTAGCTTCTGAAGATGGGAAGATTGTATGCGAGAACACTCTGGATGCTCGACTCAATGTTGTCTTCAGGCAGAAACTTCCTAAG ATACGTAAACAAATTTTTAGTAAGATGGGTGCATGA